A genomic window from Flintibacter sp. KGMB00164 includes:
- a CDS encoding MMPL family transporter, giving the protein MQEKRTESPMTKVARFIVDKRKAFYLVFIAAFVFCAASINKVQVNNDITSYLPAQTETRRGLTIMDEEFITLGSANVMVSNVTYQTALDLSHKLENIEGVSEVAFDSTEEHYKNSSALFTISFDGEETDPATVEAMNEVLSALEGYDVYSSTQIGRDESATLQQEMTVILAIAAVVIVVVLLFTSKSYMEVPVYLIVFAAAAVLNMGTNFIFGTISFITNSIAVVLQLALAIDYAIIFCHRYMEERDNGLDPREADIAALSKAIVEISSSSLTTISGLVALMLMQLRIGFDMGIVLSKGIVCSMLCVFLLMPGLLMLFSGPIDRTRHRNLVPKINFWGKAVVRLRYILPPIFLVVVVAGAVLSSHCDYVFDTNDTDFDNKPDWRIADEKVTDTFGKKNTIAVLVPRGDYNKEKYVLERVSQLPQVTQATGLANIEVEDGRMLTDEMNPRQFSELAGVDIELARLLYQAYGLSVEEYGAIFQDPDDYSVPLIDVFEFLLDQKDKGVVNLTGEQADKVDDLQERLDVGLEQLRGEHWSRLVFVADVPTEGDETYALLDEIRSIAQEYYGDDVILVGNSTNAFDLASSFSGDNMKISILTALFVMVILLFTFKSAGLPILLVLTIQGSIWINFSVPVLTGTNLFFLSYLVVSSIQMGATIDYAIVITNRYMELKTVMERKQAAVEALSQSFPTILTSGTIMAVAGFLIGGISTDATIGSVGQTLGRGTVTSIILVMTVLPQLLMLGDALIERTAITLNRDRKQRFNQGTMRLDGHIRGHVSGFVDGEFKGVLHGSVDALIESKYQELDTSEEEEHTP; this is encoded by the coding sequence ATGCAGGAAAAACGTACGGAAAGTCCCATGACCAAAGTGGCCCGCTTCATTGTTGATAAGCGCAAGGCCTTCTACCTGGTCTTTATTGCCGCCTTTGTCTTCTGTGCGGCCTCCATCAACAAAGTCCAGGTCAACAACGACATCACCTCCTACCTCCCCGCCCAGACCGAGACCCGCCGGGGCCTCACCATCATGGACGAGGAATTCATCACCCTGGGCAGCGCCAACGTGATGGTATCCAACGTGACCTACCAGACCGCCCTGGACTTATCCCACAAGCTGGAGAACATTGAGGGCGTATCTGAGGTGGCCTTTGACAGCACCGAGGAACACTACAAAAACTCCTCCGCCCTGTTCACCATCTCCTTTGACGGAGAGGAGACCGACCCGGCCACGGTAGAGGCTATGAATGAGGTGCTCTCCGCCCTGGAGGGCTACGACGTCTACTCCTCCACCCAGATCGGCCGGGACGAGTCGGCCACCCTCCAGCAGGAGATGACCGTCATTCTGGCCATTGCGGCGGTGGTCATCGTGGTGGTGCTGCTGTTCACATCCAAGAGCTACATGGAGGTGCCCGTCTACCTTATCGTCTTTGCCGCGGCGGCGGTGCTGAACATGGGCACCAACTTTATTTTCGGCACCATCTCCTTTATTACCAACTCCATCGCCGTGGTTCTCCAGCTGGCCCTGGCCATCGACTATGCCATCATTTTCTGTCACCGGTACATGGAGGAGCGGGACAACGGTCTGGACCCCCGGGAGGCGGACATCGCCGCCCTGAGCAAGGCCATTGTGGAGATCTCCTCCTCCAGCCTGACCACCATTTCCGGCCTGGTAGCCCTGATGCTCATGCAGCTGCGCATCGGCTTTGACATGGGCATCGTGTTGTCCAAAGGCATCGTGTGCTCCATGCTGTGCGTGTTTTTGCTCATGCCCGGCCTGCTTATGCTCTTCAGCGGCCCCATCGACCGCACCCGCCACCGCAATCTGGTGCCCAAGATCAACTTCTGGGGCAAAGCCGTTGTTCGCCTGCGTTACATCCTGCCTCCCATCTTTCTGGTAGTGGTGGTCGCCGGAGCGGTGCTCTCCTCTCACTGTGATTACGTCTTTGACACCAACGACACCGACTTTGACAACAAACCCGACTGGCGCATTGCCGACGAAAAGGTAACCGATACCTTTGGCAAGAAAAACACCATCGCCGTGCTAGTGCCCCGTGGGGACTACAACAAGGAAAAGTACGTTCTGGAGCGGGTATCTCAGCTGCCCCAGGTGACCCAGGCCACCGGCCTTGCCAACATCGAGGTAGAGGACGGGCGGATGCTCACCGACGAGATGAACCCCCGGCAGTTCTCCGAGCTGGCGGGCGTGGATATTGAGCTGGCCCGTCTTCTTTACCAGGCCTATGGCTTGAGCGTGGAGGAGTACGGCGCCATCTTCCAGGACCCGGACGACTACTCCGTCCCCCTCATCGATGTCTTTGAGTTCCTGCTGGATCAAAAGGACAAAGGAGTGGTGAATCTCACCGGGGAGCAGGCAGACAAGGTAGACGATCTCCAGGAACGGCTGGACGTGGGCCTGGAGCAGCTGCGGGGCGAGCACTGGTCCCGGCTGGTCTTTGTAGCCGATGTCCCCACCGAGGGGGATGAGACCTACGCCCTGCTGGATGAGATCCGCTCCATCGCCCAGGAATATTACGGGGATGATGTGATCCTGGTGGGCAACTCCACCAACGCCTTTGACCTGGCCAGCTCCTTCTCCGGCGACAACATGAAGATCAGTATCCTCACCGCTCTGTTTGTCATGGTGATTTTGCTGTTCACCTTCAAGTCAGCGGGTCTGCCTATCCTGCTGGTCCTCACCATCCAGGGTTCCATCTGGATCAACTTCTCGGTGCCGGTTCTCACCGGAACGAATCTGTTCTTCCTGAGCTACCTGGTGGTCAGCTCCATCCAGATGGGCGCCACCATTGACTACGCCATCGTCATCACCAACCGTTACATGGAACTGAAAACCGTGATGGAGCGCAAACAGGCGGCGGTGGAGGCCCTGAGCCAGAGCTTCCCCACCATTCTCACCTCGGGCACTATCATGGCGGTGGCCGGCTTCCTCATCGGCGGCATCTCCACCGACGCCACCATCGGCTCGGTGGGTCAGACCCTGGGCCGGGGCACCGTCACCTCCATCATCCTGGTCATGACCGTGCTGCCCCAGCTGCTGATGCTGGGCGACGCTCTCATTGAGCGCACCGCCATCACCCTCAACCGGGACCGCAAGCAGCGCTTCAACCAGGGCACTATGCGCCTGGACGGCCACATCCGCGGCCACGTATCTGGCTTTGTGGACGGCGAGTTCAAGGGCGTGCTCCACGGCAGTGTGGACGCCCTCATCGAGAGCAAATACCAGGAGCTGGATACCTCAGAAGAGGAGGAGCATACACCATGA
- a CDS encoding peptidase — MKQIQRGAALLTVLALLCTLTLPAAAASDTVTIATVQDLIDFSKQCTRDTWSQGITVELTADLDLSGSDFTPVPIFQGTFHGNGHTISGFSFEKKGSKTGLFRTLTPSAVVEDLTVEGDLAPQGSASQAGLLVGENYGTVSRCAAQGSVSGQEDIGGLVGLNGESGCIQSCTSAAAVTGVTNVGGITGQNLGTVENSSNTSEINTQADQETPTSVGGIAGLSRGTIRGCTNSGAVGYQHVGYNMGGIVGLQSGEISNCSNTAPIQGRKDVGGIAGQFEPNTSLTYGPSPSQQLTNSLSSLFDQLEHFTNQLNDMVSRGVDDAQAIHDSLSAIQDRTHAAGTEGQNDFKAMSDQLYQHTTAISGSLDSLRDDLDQFSEEAGDQFQEALDQTDTLLSKLEKLASQADSGLGKAIRALEDTISGIRDQLQLIRTHRQAMAEELDNVKQYVSDVARLIAAGQFEQALQLPFPSLDLTGHVQAIAGALKEIPHLAAKLPGQWNDIHDQTSQALGQTGQDIDRALNALYEALTALNEAGDHFSSDLQEDLDAVNQKADAIRDLLKTYTDTLGDKAQSALDDIDGELSAIQDRVDSMTQAAGADNDALHATSQAIFDDMEAVRQAISGLGKEPELTVTDLTDEIDQGPGLVKGCTASGTVQGDTNVGGIVGTVSTELGDDPEATFDLGDLKLMSDVYATLRAVVRDCRFDGDVTVKNECGGGVAGRCEAGAIVDCAARGTVETGGDYCGGIAGRTKGKVIRCAALTDLTGQSWLGGVAGLGQDITDCRTMVRADSDGEYQGAIAGQAEGTLTGNRYLMEDLAGLDGVDYAQTAQGLDFDTFSQLDYIPADFLTFSYRFEVNGQTVAEIPFQYGDDLDTSLVPEAPKQGEEYGQWPQFPTQDLRRSMVLSVQFTTPTSTLADQDGVAQLLVEGTFSPDASLTVDQEELPDQKVEGYTSRSAWSYTVTGSQSDTITVRLRAEGVKKPAAAVYQNGRWQRVDSTLDGSYLVFQAPTQGQVLLLEEQQLPLLTVGLIGGGTIVLLLAGFFLHRYGRSRIRAEK; from the coding sequence ATGAAACAAATACAGCGGGGAGCCGCCCTCCTGACGGTACTGGCGCTCCTTTGTACGTTGACCCTGCCCGCCGCTGCGGCCTCGGACACGGTCACCATTGCCACCGTCCAGGATCTGATCGACTTTTCCAAACAGTGCACCCGGGACACCTGGTCCCAGGGTATCACCGTGGAGCTCACCGCCGACCTGGACCTGAGCGGCTCTGACTTCACTCCGGTGCCCATCTTCCAGGGCACCTTTCACGGCAACGGCCACACCATCTCCGGCTTTTCCTTTGAGAAAAAGGGCTCCAAAACCGGACTGTTCCGTACCCTGACCCCCAGCGCCGTGGTGGAGGACCTCACCGTGGAAGGGGACCTGGCTCCCCAGGGTTCCGCCAGTCAGGCGGGCCTGCTGGTGGGAGAAAATTACGGCACGGTCAGCCGCTGTGCCGCCCAGGGCTCCGTGTCCGGGCAGGAAGATATCGGCGGTCTGGTGGGTCTCAACGGCGAGAGCGGCTGCATTCAGTCCTGCACCAGCGCCGCCGCTGTCACCGGCGTGACCAACGTGGGCGGCATTACCGGGCAGAACCTGGGCACGGTGGAGAACAGCTCCAACACCAGCGAAATCAACACCCAGGCCGACCAGGAGACTCCCACCAGCGTAGGCGGTATCGCCGGTCTGTCCCGTGGGACCATCCGCGGCTGCACCAATTCCGGAGCGGTAGGCTATCAGCACGTGGGCTACAACATGGGCGGCATCGTGGGCCTTCAGTCGGGGGAGATCTCCAACTGCTCCAACACTGCTCCCATCCAGGGCCGTAAGGACGTGGGCGGCATCGCGGGCCAGTTTGAGCCCAACACCAGCCTCACCTATGGTCCCTCCCCCTCTCAGCAGCTTACCAACAGCCTCTCCTCCCTCTTTGACCAACTGGAGCACTTCACCAACCAGCTCAATGACATGGTCTCCCGGGGTGTGGACGACGCCCAGGCCATCCACGACTCCCTGTCCGCCATCCAGGACCGCACCCACGCCGCCGGGACGGAGGGCCAGAACGACTTCAAGGCCATGTCCGACCAGCTCTACCAGCACACCACCGCCATCAGCGGCAGCCTGGACAGCCTGCGGGACGATCTGGACCAATTCAGCGAGGAGGCGGGCGACCAGTTCCAGGAGGCGCTGGATCAGACAGACACCCTGTTGAGCAAGCTGGAAAAGCTGGCCAGTCAGGCGGACAGCGGCCTGGGCAAGGCCATTCGCGCTCTGGAGGATACCATCTCCGGCATCCGGGACCAGCTCCAGCTCATCCGAACCCACCGCCAGGCCATGGCGGAGGAGCTGGACAATGTAAAGCAGTATGTCTCCGACGTGGCCCGGCTGATTGCCGCCGGACAGTTTGAGCAGGCCCTCCAGCTCCCCTTCCCCTCTCTGGATCTGACGGGCCACGTGCAGGCCATCGCCGGCGCGCTGAAGGAAATCCCTCATCTGGCGGCAAAACTGCCCGGCCAGTGGAATGACATCCACGATCAGACCTCCCAGGCGCTGGGGCAGACCGGTCAGGACATCGACCGGGCCCTTAACGCCCTGTACGAGGCCCTCACCGCTCTGAACGAGGCGGGGGACCACTTCTCCTCTGATCTCCAGGAAGACCTGGACGCGGTCAACCAAAAGGCAGACGCCATCCGGGACCTGCTGAAAACCTATACCGACACCCTGGGAGACAAAGCCCAGTCCGCTCTGGACGACATTGACGGGGAACTCTCCGCCATCCAGGACCGGGTGGACAGCATGACTCAGGCCGCCGGAGCGGACAACGACGCCCTCCACGCCACCAGCCAGGCTATTTTTGACGACATGGAAGCCGTACGCCAGGCCATCTCCGGTCTTGGCAAGGAGCCGGAACTCACCGTCACCGACCTCACCGACGAAATCGACCAGGGACCTGGGCTGGTAAAGGGCTGCACTGCATCGGGCACGGTACAGGGCGACACCAACGTGGGCGGCATTGTGGGCACCGTCTCCACCGAACTGGGAGACGACCCGGAGGCCACCTTCGACCTGGGTGACCTGAAGCTGATGAGCGACGTATATGCCACCCTGCGGGCTGTGGTGCGGGACTGCCGCTTTGACGGCGACGTCACCGTGAAAAATGAGTGCGGCGGCGGCGTAGCCGGCCGGTGCGAGGCGGGTGCCATTGTGGACTGCGCCGCCCGGGGCACCGTGGAGACCGGCGGAGACTACTGCGGCGGCATCGCCGGCCGCACCAAGGGCAAGGTGATCCGCTGCGCTGCCCTCACGGACCTCACCGGTCAGAGCTGGCTGGGCGGCGTGGCCGGGTTGGGCCAGGACATCACCGACTGCCGCACCATGGTGCGTGCCGACAGCGACGGGGAGTACCAGGGCGCCATCGCCGGACAGGCGGAGGGCACCCTCACCGGCAACCGCTATCTGATGGAGGACCTGGCCGGGCTGGACGGAGTGGACTATGCCCAGACCGCCCAGGGCCTGGACTTTGACACCTTCTCCCAATTAGACTACATCCCCGCAGACTTTCTCACCTTCTCTTACCGCTTTGAGGTAAACGGCCAGACCGTAGCCGAGATTCCCTTCCAATACGGGGACGATCTGGACACCAGCCTGGTGCCCGAGGCCCCCAAGCAGGGCGAGGAGTATGGCCAGTGGCCTCAGTTCCCCACCCAGGATCTGCGCCGCTCCATGGTCCTTTCCGTCCAGTTCACCACCCCCACTTCCACCCTGGCCGATCAGGACGGAGTGGCTCAGCTGCTGGTGGAGGGCACCTTCTCCCCCGACGCCTCGTTGACGGTAGACCAGGAGGAACTGCCCGATCAAAAGGTGGAGGGCTATACCTCCCGCTCCGCCTGGAGCTACACGGTCACCGGAAGCCAGTCGGATACCATCACCGTGCGCCTGCGGGCGGAAGGGGTGAAGAAGCCGGCGGCAGCGGTGTATCAGAACGGCCGCTGGCAGCGGGTGGACAGCACCCTGGACGGCAGCTATCTGGTCTTCCAGGCTCCCACCCAGGGTCAGGTCCTGCTGCTGGAGGAGCAGCAGCTGCCCCTTTTGACCGTGGGACTGATCGGCGGAGGAACCATCGTCCTGCTGCTGGCAGGCTTCTTCCTGCACCGGTATGGACGAAGCCGCATCCGCGCGGAAAAATAA
- a CDS encoding ECF transporter S component: MKQRGTFSIQRLALVGMMAAMVFALTYVGIDIPTGLGKTKIHFGNIMCLLSAFLLGPVGGGLAAGVGSALFDLMDPMWAPECWITFLNKFVMAFVAGGVMRKASFLAPRVRVWTAALCGSLSYSILYLGKNVLESLYVKGFTWQVTQVEVLATKAPVTLFNGVVAVICAALLYTALTPALRKAHVLPA; the protein is encoded by the coding sequence ATGAAGCAAAGAGGTACGTTTTCCATCCAGCGTCTGGCACTGGTGGGCATGATGGCAGCAATGGTGTTTGCACTGACCTATGTGGGAATTGACATCCCCACAGGTCTGGGAAAGACCAAGATCCACTTTGGCAATATTATGTGCCTGCTGTCCGCGTTTCTGCTGGGACCGGTGGGAGGCGGCCTGGCCGCCGGCGTGGGTTCGGCCCTGTTTGACTTGATGGACCCCATGTGGGCGCCGGAGTGCTGGATCACCTTCCTGAACAAATTTGTGATGGCCTTTGTGGCCGGAGGGGTGATGCGCAAGGCCTCCTTCCTGGCTCCGCGGGTGCGGGTGTGGACGGCGGCGCTGTGCGGCTCGCTGAGTTACAGCATCCTGTATCTGGGAAAAAATGTGCTGGAATCCCTGTATGTGAAGGGCTTTACCTGGCAGGTGACCCAGGTGGAGGTACTGGCCACCAAGGCGCCGGTAACGCTGTTCAACGGCGTGGTGGCGGTGATCTGCGCGGCGCTTTTGTATACCGCACTGACCCCCGCACTGAGAAAAGCCCATGTATTGCCTGCCTGA